A genomic region of Arachis hypogaea cultivar Tifrunner chromosome 5, arahy.Tifrunner.gnm2.J5K5, whole genome shotgun sequence contains the following coding sequences:
- the LOC112800874 gene encoding uncharacterized protein, producing the protein MAASNTATTPSVDSASAEELSAKAVNKRYEGLVMVRTKAVKGKGAWYWAHLEPMLVHNADTGLPKAVKLRCSLCDAVFSASNPSRTASEHLKRGTCPNFNSAAKPISSVSPTVAAMASSPSPTANHNHRKRSSTSSAAATAGPATSYHVTPLAVVDPSRFCGEIAYTSSGSTAITPVGLLAQQPHLMLSGGKDDLGALAMLEDSVKKLKSPKTSPGPTLSKTQVETALDFLADWVYECCGSVSLSSLEQPKFRAFLNQVGLPAVSGRELIGGRLDSKFEEAKAESEARMRDAMFFQLSTEGWKAKSSEENGNVVKVTVNLPNGTSLYRRAVFVSGSAPSKYAEEVLRETITAICGNVVDKCVGIVADRFGSNALRNLESQNHWMVNLSCQYQAFSSLIKHLTKELPFFPTVTRNSFKIASFLNYNSPHLRNAFHKYQLQEYGHASMLRMPPPPPDSHHAFFTLGPLFDVMDDTLASARALQLLLHDEHFKILSIEDPSAREVGDIIGDVGFWNDLNAVHSLVKLVRDLAQEIESERPLVGQCLPLWEEVRAQVKEWCSKFHMADGAVEKVVERRFKKNYHPAWAAAYILDPQYLVRDTCGKYLPPFKCLTAEQEKDVDKLITRLVSREEEHIALMELMKWRTEGLDPVYARAVQMKERDPVTGKMRIANPQSSRLVWESYLTEFKSLGRVAVRLIFLHATSSCGFKLNWNVWRWVSRGQRHSTTALERVQKLIFIAAHSKLERRDFSTDEHKDAELLDFPNSDDDVLNDVLVDTSSV; encoded by the coding sequence ATGGCGGCGAGCAACACTGCCACAACGCCTTCCGTGGACTCCGCTTCAGCAGAGGAGCTATCAGCGAAAGCCGTTAACAAGCGATACGAAGGGTTGGTCATGGTTAGGACCAAGGCAGTCAAGGGAAAAGGGGCTTGGTACTGGGCGCACCTCGAACCTATGCTGGTTCACAACGCTGACACCGGTCTTCCCAAAGCGGTGAAGCTACGCTGCTCTCTCTGCGACGCCGTTTTCTCAGCTTCCAACCCTTCTCGCACAGCCTCCGAGCACCTCAAGCGTGGGACTTGCCCCAATTTCAATTCCGCTGCCAAACCCATTTCCTCTGTTTCTCCCACCGTCGCTGCCATGGCCTCCTCTCCCTCTCCTACGGCCAACCACAACCACCGCAAGAGGAGTTCCACTTCGTCCGCCGCCGCCACGGCCGGTCCTGCTACGTCGTACCACGTGACGCCGCTGGCGGTGGTGGATCCGTCGCGGTTCTGCGGGGAGATCGCGTACACATCGTCAGGCTCCACGGCGATTACACCGGTGGGTCTGCTGGCGCAGCAGCCGCATTTGATGCTGTCGGGAGGAAAAGACGATTTGGGAGCTCTGGCTATGTTGGAAGACAgcgtgaagaagctcaagagtcCAAAAACGTCCCCCGGTCCAACGCTGAGCAAGACGCAGGTGGAGACGGCCTTGGATTTCCTGGCCGATTGGGTATACGAGTGTTGTGGTTCGGTTTCGCTTTCGAGCCTGGAGCAGCCGAAGTTCAGGGCGTTCCTGAACCAGGTTGGTTTGCCGGCGGTTTCTGGGAGGGAGTTGATTGGCGGGAGGTTGGATTCGAAGTTCGAGGAGGCGAAGGCGGAGTCGGAAGCTCGGATGAGAGACGCCATGTTCTTTCAGTTATCGACGGAGGGTTGGAAAGCAAAGAGCAGTGAGGAGAATGGGAATGTGGTGAAGGTGACTGTGAATCTGCCGAATGGGACCAGTTTGTACAGAAGAGCTGTGTTTGTGAGTGGCTCTGCTCCTTCAAAGTACGCAGAGGAGGTTCTGAGGGAGACAATCACTGCCATTTGCGGGAATGTTGTTGACAAGTGTGTTGGCATTGTTGCGGACAGATTCGGCTCCAATGCTCTCAGAAATTTGGAGTCTCAGAATCATTGGATGGTTAATCTCTCTTGTCAGTACCAAGCCTTCTCCTCTCTAATCAAGCATCTCACCAAGGAACTTCCCTTCTTTCCCACCGTCACTCGCAACTCTTTCAAGATCGCCTCCTTTCTCAATTACAACTCTCCCCATCTCAGGAATGCTTTCCACAAGTACCAATTGCAGGAGTACGGCCACGCCTCCATGCTGCGAATGCCGCCTCCCCCGCCCGACTCTCATCATGCTTTCTTCACCCTTGGCCCTCTCTTTGACGTCATGGACGACACGCTGGCTTCTGCCCGTGCCTTGCAGCTTCTCCTGCACGATGAACACTTCAAGATTCTCTCCATTGAAGACCCAAGCGCCAGGGAGGTCGGGGATATAATCGGAGACGTTGGATTCTGGAACGACTTGAACGCTGTTCACTCGCTCGTGAAACTGGTCAGGGACCTAGCTCAGGAAATTGAGTCAGAAAGGCCGCTTGTTGGTCAATGCCTTCCGTTGTGGGAAGAGGTGAGAGCCCAAGTGAAAGAATGGTGTTCTAAGTTCCACATGGCAGACGGAGCGGTGGAGAAGGTCGTCGAGAGACGCTTCAAGAAGAACTACCACCCTGCTTGGGCTGCCGCCTACATCCTGGACCCGCAGTATCTTGTGAGAGACACCTGCGGAAAGTACCTACCGCCGTTCAAGTGCTTGACGGCGGAGCAGGAGAAGGACGTGGACAAGCTCATAACAAGGCTTGTTTCGAGGGAGGAGGAGCACATTGCTCTGATGGAGCTCATGAAGTGGAGAACGGAAGGGCTTGATCCCGTGTATGCACGCGCCGTGCAGATGAAGGAGAGGGATCCTGTTACCGGCAAGATGAGAATTGCGAACCCGCAGAGCAGTAGGCTCGTTTGGGAATCATATCTGACCGAGTTCAAGTCCTTGGGGAGGGTTGCTGTTAGGCTCATTTTTCTTCATGCAACTTCTTCTTGTGGCTTCAAATTGAACTGGAATGTGTGGAGATGGGTTTCTAGGGGGCAAAGACACTCCACCACCGCACTCGAAAGGGTGcagaaattaatattcattgcTGCTCATTCCAAATTGGAGAGGAGAGATTTTTCCACTGATGAACATAAGGACGCAGAGCTTCTTGATTTCCCAAATTCTGACGACGATGTCTTGAACGACGTTCTTGTCGATACATCTTCCgtctaa